A single Triticum dicoccoides isolate Atlit2015 ecotype Zavitan chromosome 2A, WEW_v2.0, whole genome shotgun sequence DNA region contains:
- the LOC119355040 gene encoding OVARIAN TUMOR DOMAIN-containing deubiquitinating enzyme 12-like produces the protein MTHMFPNGGASSSSTSVSSQRSETDDDKMIAMVLEEEYAKLDGAMAKRLTNLTSIPHVPRINTYFPTYSDATMDHHRLHDRLNAYGLFEVRVSGDGNCQFRALSDQLYRSPEYHKHVRKEIVKQLKACNSLYEGHVPMKYKHYCKKMKKSGEWGDHVTLQAAADKFAAKICLLTSFRDTCFVEIVPQYQAPQRELWLSFWSEIHYNSLYDARDLPSKYKPRKKHWLF, from the exons ATGACGCATATGTTTCCAAATGGAGGTGCCTCGTCCAGCTCAACCTCTGTGAGCAGCCAGAGGAGCGAGACAGATGATGACAAGATGATTGCAATGGTTCTTGAAGAAGAATATGCGAAGCTAGATGGTGCTATGGCCAAGCGCCTTACGAATTTGACATCTATTCCT CATGTTCCCCGGATTAATACATACTTCCCAACATATAGTGATGCCACCATGGATCATCATCGTCTTCATGACAG GTTAAATGCATATGGCTTGTTTGAAGTGAGGGTATCAGGTGATGGCAATTGTCAG TTCCGTGCACTCTCAGACCAGCTATATCGATCACCTGAGTATCACAAGCATGTTCGGAAAGAGATAGTGAAGCAG CTCAAGGCGTGCAACTCTTTGTATGAGGGGCATGTCCCAATGAAATATAAACACTATTGCAAGAAGATGAAAAA ATCTGGGGAATGGGGAGACCATGTCACATTGCAAGCAGCTGCTGATAAG TTTGCTGCGAAGATATGCCTTCTTAcatctttcagagatacctgttttGTTGAAATTGTTCCACAGTATCAGGCTCCACAAAGAG AGCTTTGGCTAAGTTTCTGGTCTGAAATTCACTACAACTCACTATACGATGCACGAG ATCTCCCGAGCAAGTACAAGCCTAGAAAGAAGCACTGGTTGTTTTAG